Proteins encoded by one window of Chryseobacterium aquaeductus:
- a CDS encoding DUF4136 domain-containing protein yields the protein MKKYIFILLAATLTLSSCSPFKVRSDYAETANFTSYKTYKIRIDDLKLNDIDKDRVLNELSKQLQTRGLQSGENPDLIVNVKANHKKITDINTTNPGGMWGWGGGFGWGIGMNRTWTSNYNEGAIIIDLIDSKTNKLIWQGIGSGISVDRPQAKQKQIPQIVAEIMANYPPGMKK from the coding sequence ATGAAGAAATATATTTTTATTTTGCTGGCAGCGACACTTACTTTATCTTCTTGCAGTCCTTTTAAAGTGCGTTCAGACTACGCAGAAACTGCAAATTTCACTTCTTACAAAACTTATAAAATAAGAATTGACGATTTGAAACTGAATGATATTGATAAAGACAGAGTTTTGAACGAACTGTCTAAACAACTACAGACAAGAGGTCTTCAATCCGGAGAAAATCCTGATTTGATCGTCAATGTAAAGGCAAATCACAAAAAAATCACAGATATCAATACTACGAATCCTGGTGGAATGTGGGGCTGGGGCGGTGGTTTCGGATGGGGAATCGGCATGAACAGAACCTGGACGAGTAATTACAACGAAGGTGCAATCATCATAGATTTGATTGATTCTAAAACCAACAAATTGATTTGGCAAGGTATAGGAAGCGGAATTTCTGTTGACAGACCTCAGGCTAAACAGAAACAAATTCCTCAGATCGTAGCTGAAATTATGGCAAACTATCCTCCGGGAATGAAAAAATAA
- a CDS encoding CCC motif membrane protein: MNQQNLPNATAVLVLGIVSIVGCCCYGIPGIIAGAIGLYLFNKDKALYLQNPDQYLNYNNLNTGRILSIIGISISLLYIITIVIFGFVFGWDALTDQELMQERLKDMQNQ; this comes from the coding sequence ATGAATCAACAAAATTTACCCAATGCTACGGCAGTGCTTGTACTAGGAATTGTATCTATCGTAGGATGTTGTTGTTACGGGATTCCGGGAATTATTGCCGGAGCGATCGGTCTTTACCTTTTTAATAAAGACAAAGCGTTATATCTTCAAAATCCTGATCAGTATTTAAACTACAACAACCTGAATACAGGGAGAATTCTATCAATCATCGGAATCTCTATAAGTTTATTGTACATCATTACGATTGTAATTTTCGGATTCGTCTTCGGATGGGATGCTTTGACAGATCAAGAGTTAATGCAGGAGAGACTTAAAGATATGCAAAATCAATAA
- a CDS encoding SMP-30/gluconolactonase/LRE family protein → MNFKKILPFLFASALLFNVACTDENFTDELKTEAYENGILIANEGGYSTPTSEVSFVSNDLSIFENKIYGNNNNKEILGNVLQTIGFNGENAYLVSNVPNKIDIVNRFNFKKQTTVTTNLDNPRYIAFSGSQYFVTNNNFFNVMKLNVYNTSNNSFVTSIDFPRSAEKVVEANGRIVVQTDGVTYQTVAPYGELPTGYSLTIVNPSTNAVATTLTLPSNGIIRDLISYNGDAYVLASSTTASYIYKVNTTAGTFTTTTLTLGQAQKLRIDGNRFYFNDSSNKIYAMDLNSTTTPTAPIVTTMGNLYGFNVIDGKIYTSDASFTGDSKVNIYNTSGNLLKTLTTGIATNGFYKN, encoded by the coding sequence ATGAATTTCAAGAAAATATTACCTTTTCTATTCGCATCTGCTCTACTTTTCAACGTAGCGTGTACTGATGAAAACTTCACTGATGAATTAAAAACGGAGGCGTATGAAAACGGAATTTTAATCGCTAATGAAGGAGGTTATTCTACCCCGACGTCAGAAGTTTCTTTTGTAAGCAATGATTTGTCGATATTTGAAAATAAAATCTATGGAAACAACAACAATAAGGAGATTTTGGGAAATGTTTTGCAGACGATCGGATTCAATGGTGAAAATGCTTATTTAGTTTCAAACGTTCCTAATAAAATCGACATTGTAAACCGTTTTAACTTCAAAAAACAAACTACAGTAACGACAAATCTTGACAATCCGAGATATATCGCATTTTCAGGATCTCAGTATTTTGTAACGAACAATAATTTCTTTAATGTAATGAAATTAAACGTTTACAATACTTCTAACAACTCTTTTGTAACCAGCATTGATTTTCCGAGAAGCGCCGAAAAAGTGGTGGAAGCAAACGGAAGAATTGTAGTACAGACAGATGGCGTGACTTATCAGACAGTGGCTCCTTACGGTGAACTTCCTACAGGATATTCTTTGACAATTGTGAATCCTTCAACGAATGCCGTTGCAACTACATTGACACTTCCAAGCAACGGAATAATAAGAGATTTGATTTCTTATAATGGCGACGCTTACGTACTTGCTTCTAGCACTACAGCTTCTTACATCTACAAAGTGAACACTACAGCAGGAACGTTTACTACAACTACATTGACTCTTGGTCAGGCTCAGAAATTGAGAATTGATGGAAATAGATTCTATTTCAACGACAGCAGCAATAAAATCTATGCAATGGATCTGAATTCCACAACGACTCCTACAGCTCCAATTGTTACAACAATGGGAAATCTATACGGATTTAATGTAATCGACGGCAAGATTTATACTTCTGATGCGAGTTTCACAGGAGACAGCAAAGTGAATATTTACAATACCAGCGGTAATTTGTTGAAAACTCTAACAACAGGAATTGCAACAAACGGTTTTTATAAAAACTAA
- the cdd gene encoding cytidine deaminase: MKKDIQIGYEHFKSINELNETEKKLFESAKQARKNAYAPYSNFLVGCSVLLENGDIYTGNNQENAAFPSGLCAERTALFWIGANFPNEKIKKIFIIGGPREDSENTPPIPPCGACRQSLMEYETKQNENIDVYFSSLNEEVYKVNSIKDLLPFYFDATFL, from the coding sequence ATGAAAAAAGATATACAAATCGGTTACGAGCATTTCAAAAGCATTAATGAGCTGAACGAAACAGAAAAAAAACTTTTCGAAAGTGCAAAACAGGCACGCAAAAATGCGTATGCTCCTTACTCCAACTTTTTGGTAGGTTGCTCTGTCTTGCTTGAAAATGGCGATATATATACCGGAAACAATCAGGAAAATGCTGCATTTCCATCCGGATTATGTGCTGAAAGAACCGCATTATTCTGGATTGGAGCTAATTTCCCCAATGAAAAAATAAAAAAAATATTCATCATTGGAGGTCCGAGAGAAGATTCTGAAAACACTCCACCCATTCCACCTTGTGGCGCTTGCCGACAAAGCTTGATGGAATACGAAACGAAACAGAATGAAAATATTGATGTCTATTTTTCAAGTTTAAATGAGGAAGTTTATAAAGTGAATTCTATTAAAGATTTGCTTCCTTTTTATTTTGATGCTACGTTTTTATAA
- a CDS encoding TonB-dependent receptor plug domain-containing protein — protein sequence MDIKRSLVFAFAVCNLSLYFGQEKMIDTVYIFDNQMNKVKLFHKVNTLTSADIQKNSSNLSEVLRFQSPVYIKENGRGAVSSPSFRGTTAQQTAFVWNGININSQFLGQGDVNNIALFGYDQMEVKSGGGSVIYGSGAIGGSIHLNNDLNFNQGFKGTFNSEIASFGTFNNFLKASYSNEKFSFKASGSHSISQNEYEVPESRNYINRNGKYYNTNFNFAAAYKIAPFHQISWISETFDGNQHYPVFFESQTPTRYETQNFRSLLSWDWKTSKFNNILRAAYTEENFQYFANLDQPRTSGGLGKNYIVKNDFNYFINPKWNVNIIGEFQQNQGKGIGTSGITDISRNVASVAGLLRYVTSSTISFEAGIKKDFVEGFDSPVLYSFSGKWKAANWYQVNLNVSKNFRFPSFNDLYWQPGGNPDLRPETSIQTDMDHEFKLGDFQLTLSPYYIRIKDMLRWMSTPMGYWSPFNTNQVESYGLESQLTYQKQINQHHIKLNAGYIFTKSKDLEINKQLMYVPLHKIFGNLDYNYRFIRIYAQGMFNGLTYTDSNEKKSDALQSYFVMNAGISGTILKKYTMGFKVNNIFDEIYETMAYYPMPKRNYSINFNINF from the coding sequence ATGGATATAAAAAGATCTTTAGTCTTCGCTTTTGCAGTTTGTAATCTATCTCTGTACTTTGGTCAGGAGAAAATGATTGACACGGTTTATATTTTTGATAACCAAATGAATAAGGTGAAACTTTTTCATAAAGTTAACACTCTAACTTCTGCTGACATTCAAAAAAACTCATCCAATCTTTCTGAGGTTTTACGTTTTCAATCACCTGTTTATATTAAGGAAAATGGTCGTGGTGCAGTTTCTTCTCCATCATTTCGAGGAACTACAGCGCAACAAACCGCTTTTGTGTGGAACGGAATCAACATCAATTCTCAGTTTTTAGGACAGGGAGACGTGAATAACATTGCTCTTTTCGGGTACGATCAGATGGAAGTAAAATCCGGTGGCGGAAGTGTAATCTACGGAAGTGGAGCAATTGGCGGAAGCATTCATTTAAATAACGACTTGAACTTTAATCAAGGTTTTAAAGGAACATTCAATTCTGAAATTGCTTCATTCGGAACTTTTAATAATTTTCTGAAAGCTTCTTACAGCAATGAAAAATTTAGTTTTAAAGCTTCGGGAAGTCATTCGATCAGTCAAAACGAATACGAAGTTCCAGAATCTAGAAATTACATCAATCGAAACGGAAAATACTATAATACAAATTTTAATTTTGCGGCAGCTTACAAAATCGCTCCTTTCCACCAGATTTCGTGGATTTCAGAAACTTTTGACGGTAATCAGCATTATCCTGTTTTTTTTGAAAGCCAAACTCCGACAAGATACGAAACTCAGAATTTCAGAAGTTTGCTGTCTTGGGACTGGAAAACATCTAAGTTTAATAATATCCTGAGAGCTGCTTACACTGAAGAAAATTTCCAATATTTTGCCAATCTTGACCAACCGAGAACAAGTGGAGGTTTGGGGAAAAATTATATTGTAAAAAATGATTTCAATTATTTCATCAACCCAAAATGGAATGTGAATATTATTGGAGAATTTCAACAAAATCAAGGTAAAGGTATCGGAACTTCAGGAATTACAGATATCAGCCGAAATGTGGCTTCAGTAGCAGGTTTGTTACGATATGTTACATCTTCCACAATAAGCTTTGAAGCAGGAATTAAGAAAGATTTTGTTGAAGGATTTGATTCGCCGGTTTTATATTCATTTTCAGGAAAATGGAAAGCGGCGAATTGGTATCAAGTGAATTTAAATGTTTCTAAAAATTTCAGATTTCCATCATTTAACGACTTGTATTGGCAACCTGGAGGAAATCCTGATTTGAGACCAGAAACTTCCATTCAGACAGATATGGATCATGAATTTAAACTCGGAGATTTTCAGTTGACATTGAGTCCGTATTACATTCGGATAAAAGATATGTTGAGATGGATGAGCACTCCGATGGGATACTGGTCACCATTTAATACCAATCAGGTTGAATCTTATGGTTTGGAATCTCAATTGACTTATCAAAAACAAATCAACCAACATCATATAAAATTAAACGCAGGATATATTTTCACAAAGTCGAAAGATTTAGAAATCAATAAGCAATTGATGTATGTTCCGCTTCATAAAATTTTTGGAAACCTGGATTACAACTATCGTTTCATCAGAATTTATGCACAGGGAATGTTTAACGGACTTACTTACACCGATAGTAACGAAAAAAAATCTGACGCTTTGCAATCATATTTTGTCATGAATGCGGGGATTTCCGGAACCATTTTAAAAAAATACACAATGGGATTTAAGGTCAATAATATCTTTGACGAGATCTACGAAACAATGGCGTATTACCCAATGCCAAAAAGAAACTACAGTATCAATTTCAATATAAATTTTTAA
- a CDS encoding endonuclease, with amino-acid sequence MKKILLFLVVSQLAFAQAPSGYYSSTNGLSGAPLKTALSSIITSGHQDKGYSGLWTAYQTTDIDKNYENDGSILDIYSERPTASDPYNYTPGSNQCGTYSTEGNCYNREHIVPQSLFNEASPMKNDIHFIRATDGKVNGMRSNYPFGKVGSASFTSQNGSKVGSSTSSGFSGTVFEPIDEFKGDVARMVFYFVTRYQNQLSGFSSGSMLGSSAFPGLQTWELNVLLAWHNQDPVSQAEINRNNASYTFQGNRNPFIDNPNYVNQIWGSQTPTQDTQAPTVVTNLAIPSKTANSISLTWNASTDNVAVTSYDVYMNGSLKTNVNSTSTTVTGLNPSTTYSFYVKAKDAAGNASANSSTVSTTTNAGTTNPTNCINETFETIPSSSASSYSTRTWTNGGITWTATDSRTDQTITNKAITVRSGSLKSSSFSNGINSLTVTTQLKFSGSNGSFNVLVNGTNVGTVPYSTTATTTTINNINVSGNVIVTLVNNSSSNRVAIDNLSWTCSGGSAKQSLSLVKNDESAELQISPNPISNQEITIKGNTENIKKAEIYNLQGKLMQTIVSPFKNGKTINIKNLQQGIYILKLDNSDLKFLVK; translated from the coding sequence ATGAAAAAAATTCTTTTATTCTTGGTAGTTAGCCAACTTGCCTTCGCACAAGCACCTTCGGGTTACTACTCGTCCACAAACGGACTTTCCGGAGCACCATTAAAAACTGCTCTGAGCTCAATTATCACCAGTGGTCATCAGGATAAAGGCTATAGCGGACTTTGGACTGCTTATCAAACGACCGATATCGACAAGAACTACGAAAACGACGGTTCAATTCTCGATATTTATTCTGAAAGACCAACCGCTTCAGATCCTTACAATTATACTCCGGGAAGTAATCAATGCGGAACGTATTCTACGGAAGGTAACTGCTACAATCGTGAACATATAGTTCCTCAAAGTTTATTTAATGAGGCTTCTCCGATGAAAAACGACATTCATTTCATCAGAGCGACAGACGGAAAAGTAAACGGAATGCGAAGCAATTATCCTTTCGGGAAAGTGGGAAGCGCAAGTTTCACTTCTCAAAATGGATCAAAAGTGGGAAGTTCTACTTCATCAGGTTTCTCAGGAACAGTTTTTGAGCCAATCGACGAATTTAAAGGAGATGTTGCCAGGATGGTTTTCTATTTCGTTACAAGATATCAAAATCAATTATCTGGTTTTTCTTCGGGAAGTATGTTGGGAAGTTCTGCATTTCCGGGCTTACAAACTTGGGAACTGAATGTTTTGTTGGCATGGCATAATCAAGATCCTGTTTCTCAGGCTGAAATCAATAGAAACAATGCTTCGTATACTTTTCAAGGAAACAGAAATCCGTTTATCGACAATCCGAATTATGTGAATCAAATTTGGGGATCACAGACTCCGACACAAGATACACAAGCTCCGACTGTAGTCACTAATCTTGCAATTCCTTCAAAAACAGCTAACAGCATTTCGTTAACTTGGAATGCATCAACCGACAATGTTGCAGTAACTTCATACGATGTCTACATGAACGGAAGTTTAAAAACTAATGTAAACTCTACATCAACCACCGTTACCGGACTGAATCCTTCAACGACTTACAGTTTTTATGTGAAAGCGAAAGATGCGGCAGGAAATGCTTCAGCAAACAGCTCAACGGTTTCTACCACTACCAATGCAGGAACAACCAATCCTACCAATTGTATCAATGAAACATTTGAAACGATTCCGTCTTCTAGTGCGTCATCTTATTCTACAAGAACATGGACAAATGGTGGAATTACCTGGACGGCAACAGACTCAAGAACAGATCAAACGATCACTAATAAAGCAATTACTGTGAGAAGTGGTTCTTTAAAATCAAGCAGTTTCAGTAATGGAATTAATTCTTTAACGGTTACCACACAATTGAAATTCAGCGGAAGTAACGGAAGTTTTAACGTTTTAGTGAATGGCACGAACGTAGGAACTGTACCCTACTCTACAACTGCAACGACAACGACGATCAACAATATCAACGTTTCCGGAAATGTGATTGTGACTTTGGTCAATAATTCATCTAGCAACAGAGTGGCTATTGATAATCTAAGCTGGACTTGCTCTGGAGGATCAGCCAAACAGAGCCTTAGCTTAGTAAAAAACGATGAATCTGCAGAACTGCAAATTTCTCCAAATCCTATTTCTAATCAGGAGATTACCATAAAAGGAAATACAGAAAACATTAAAAAAGCTGAAATTTACAACTTACAGGGAAAACTGATGCAAACGATTGTTAGTCCATTTAAAAATGGAAAAACGATCAACATCAAAAACCTGCAGCAAGGAATTTACATCTTAAAATTAGATAACTCAGATCTTAAGTTTTTAGTAAAATAA
- the namA gene encoding NADPH dehydrogenase NamA, whose protein sequence is MLYTPIKFRNVELKNRWVMSPMCMYSSENGLANDFHYVHYGSRAQGGVGLLIVEATGVEPRGRITNYCTGIWNDEQAAELKKIVKFVHENSDSKIGIQLGHAGRKGSTWESKQIPVEEGWETIAPSPIPYHPSERIPHELSSEEIKELIQNFKDAAKRAVEAGFDVIEIHAAHGYLVHQFLSPLSNTRTDNYGGSFANRIRFLLEIVDAVNEELNDDVALFVRISGTEYAENGWNIEDSVKLAKELKNHSVDLVDVSSGGNIHGAKIPVYDGYQVPFSAQVRNEADVKTGAVGLITKNQQAEEILQKGEADLIFVAREILRNPYLAVQGSFEKNEECFFPHQYLRAKISS, encoded by the coding sequence ATGTTATATACTCCGATAAAATTTAGAAATGTAGAACTGAAAAACCGTTGGGTAATGTCTCCGATGTGTATGTATTCATCAGAAAACGGGTTAGCAAACGATTTCCATTATGTACATTACGGAAGTCGGGCTCAAGGCGGAGTGGGTTTACTTATCGTTGAAGCCACGGGTGTAGAACCTCGTGGAAGAATCACCAATTATTGCACGGGAATCTGGAATGACGAACAAGCCGCTGAACTTAAGAAAATTGTAAAATTTGTGCATGAAAATTCAGATTCAAAAATCGGAATTCAGCTGGGCCATGCTGGTAGAAAGGGATCTACATGGGAAAGCAAGCAGATTCCTGTAGAAGAAGGTTGGGAAACTATTGCTCCAAGCCCAATTCCTTATCATCCGTCGGAAAGAATTCCTCATGAATTATCTTCTGAAGAGATTAAAGAATTAATACAAAACTTTAAGGATGCTGCAAAAAGAGCTGTAGAAGCAGGTTTTGATGTGATTGAAATTCATGCAGCTCACGGATATTTGGTTCACCAGTTTTTATCTCCACTTTCGAACACACGAACTGATAATTATGGTGGAAGTTTTGCAAACAGAATCCGTTTTTTATTGGAAATTGTAGATGCCGTCAATGAAGAACTTAATGATGATGTTGCTTTATTCGTAAGAATTTCTGGAACAGAATATGCTGAAAACGGTTGGAATATTGAAGACAGCGTAAAATTGGCTAAAGAACTGAAAAATCATTCTGTCGATTTGGTAGACGTTTCAAGTGGAGGAAATATTCATGGTGCAAAAATTCCTGTTTATGATGGTTATCAGGTTCCATTTTCTGCTCAGGTAAGAAATGAAGCAGATGTAAAAACTGGTGCCGTTGGGTTGATCACCAAAAATCAGCAGGCAGAAGAAATCTTACAGAAAGGTGAAGCAGATTTGATATTTGTAGCTAGAGAGATTCTCAGAAATCCTTATTTGGCAGTTCAGGGTTCTTTTGAAAAAAATGAAGAATGTTTTTTCCCACATCAGTATTTAAGAGCGAAAATTTCTTCTTAA
- a CDS encoding DUF2752 domain-containing protein gives MKIEDFMLSCPSKKYLGIECFGCGTQRAVLLVFQGKFTEAFYMFPAVYTLLLFFCIAAINFIDKKRNYGSLLIFLAIINSLIMVFSYFYKNYF, from the coding sequence ATGAAGATTGAAGACTTTATGCTGTCTTGCCCAAGTAAAAAATATTTAGGAATAGAATGTTTTGGCTGTGGAACGCAGAGAGCAGTATTGTTGGTTTTTCAAGGGAAGTTTACAGAAGCATTTTATATGTTTCCTGCAGTGTATACTTTATTATTGTTTTTTTGCATTGCGGCTATTAATTTTATCGACAAAAAAAGAAATTACGGATCATTGTTAATATTTCTGGCAATTATTAACTCACTAATCATGGTATTTTCATATTTTTATAAAAATTATTTTTAA